The DNA window AAGAATCATTTCAAAAATATATGAAGTTGATTTCAAATGGTAAAGTAAACGTTACTTCCTATTTCCCTCAGGTCAATGATGATAACAGAACGATAACATATATCACATTAGATAAAGATAAATCCGATTATTCAAACGGAGAGACCTTTGTTTCAGATTGTCTTAAAAAGGCGAAGGGATACGAGGATAAAATAGATTCTTCATTGATAGATAAGGATAATGACGGGTATATAGATAATGTAACAATAATGGCTCAGATTTCTCAGGAAGATTATCCTGACGATGGCGATAGGGGAGATTTATTGTGGTCTCACAAAGCCAATTTTGAAGACCCTGATTTTAAAATAGCGGGAAAGAGTATATTTAATTACAATGTTTTGAACAGCAGAATGCCAGACTCTACAGCAACTACCGTCCATGAATTCATTCATTGTTTAGGGATACTTGATTTGTATACCAATAAAGGAGGCGACCCTGTAGGGACTTATGATATAATGGCACACACTACACCTTTCCCTTCACATCTGTTAAGCTGGAACAGAAAGGTTTTGGGATATGATGATTTAAAAGAAGAAGTATTCGATGGTACAAAGTCCTTTACACTACATAAACCATATTCCGATAAGGGGAAGAATGCCGTTATGGTAAGGACTTCTTTAAATGAAAATGAATATTTTGTATTCGAATACAGAAAAAAGACGGATATAAATGACTATAATAATGTCGATCAGAAAATACCTTACTCGGGGCTTATATGCTATAGGGTAAACGATGCTTTATCAAATGACCAAAGAAGCAATCTTCAAAGCAATTACATATATGTTTTCCGTCCGGGGGAAACGGGAGTAAACGACAACGGCGGAAATGTGATGAAAGCTGCTCTATCGATTAAGAATAATCCTGAGAGAGTCTCTATCGGAAGCAGTGATGTAAATAAGGGGATTACAGATAATGCCATAGTATATACAAACGGTGCCAACAGTATGATAACTGCAAAAGTGACCGATGAGGGTGATGATTATATAACTTTTGACCTTACCATGCCGAAATTGGATACCGAAAATCAGTGGGAAACCATAAAGGATAACGGAAATTTGACTTTCGGGGATAGTATGCAGCCTACGGCAGTAGAAAAGTATAACGACAGCATATATGTTTTAAACCAAGATAAGGTATATGAGTATAAAAATAATACTTTCAGTCTTCTCGGAGGAAAAATAGGAAACGATGTAAGGCTCAATTCAAATATGGCTGTGGTAAACGGAGAAGTATATGTCTTTTATCCGGAATACATAGGAAATAACAATGCCGTTGTATTAAAAAAATACGAAGGTGGGAAATGGGTCGAAAAATGGAGAGCAAAGACAGGCAGCAGCTTTTCTAATTCACCTTACGCCGTAAATTTAAACAATGAACTTTATATGGTTTATGACAGTGATAATAAGAATGTTAAAGTTGTTAAATGGAACGGAAGCGGTATGGACAGTGTCGGGAATACGCTGGATGCAAAATATATAGTAAATCCAAGAATGGTAATGTATAAAAATTCCGTTTACCTTATGTATGCGGACAATGATACAAGTATAAACAATGTATCAATATATAAGCTTGAAAATAATATATTTAAGAAAGTTCATGAGCTTTCGGGAGGATATAAATCATATATCGATTTATGTGCAGACAATAACGGTCTTTATGCTTTCGGATATAATGGAAATAAAGATGAAAAAATCGTAATGACAAAATTTGACGGTAGTAATTGGAATGATGATACTATATCGGGTTTGGATTTTCAGTCTTACGACGCAGGCTTTGGTGTGAAGAACGATGTGATTTATATGGGGACCATAGATAACGGAACTTCCAAAATCTATTATTTAAAGGATGTTAAATGGAATAAGCTGGGTAATGATATATATTCAAAATCCTCCGATATGAGTTTTTTTGTTGACAGCAAAAAGGTCTATGCTTTGGTAGGAGATAATGTTAAATATCAAGTAATTTTAAAATCAAAGGACGCCGTGACCATATCCGAAGAAGAACAAAAACCTGTCAAGCCGCCTATAGAAGATGATAAACCCGTCGTTAGGCCTCCCGTTAAGATATCTCTGTCGGCAGTAAAATCAAAATCTGTGAGTTATAATTACAATGCCGTAAAAGTTTCATGGGGGAAAGTCAAGAATGCAAGCGGATATTATGTATATCGCTCGACATCTTCTAAGAGCGGGTTTAAGAAAATCAAGACATTAAGCTATAAAAGTTCTTCTTATATAAATTCCGGGCTTACCTGCGGAAGATATTATTATTACAGAGTTGTTGCTTATAACAATAAAAACGGAATGGTAACGAGCAAATACAACACCGTAAAAGTAAAGCCTTCTCTGAAAAGTCCGTCCGTAAAATTAAAAAGTGGAAAGAAAAAAGCAATAGTAAAATATAATAAAGTATCAGGTGCAAGCGGATATAAGATTTATCGTTCCACAAAGAAAAGCAAGGGATACAAGCTTATAAAGACTACAAAGAGCAGAAGTTATACTAATAAAAAACTTAAATCAAAGAAGACTTATTATTATAAAGTCAGAGCCTATAAAAAGGTAGGTAAGAAAACAGTTTATTCTTCTTACTCAAGCATAAAAAAAGTAAAGGTCAGATAGCCTTTGCTTTTTTATTGTTCATAAAAACCTTTGATAGTTTATTAATAATTATGGTAGAAAATGTAAGATATGTATCTGAAATCATATTATTAAACAGTTTCCTTAAATATTTGTTTCATTTTATGCTACAATAAAGTAAATATAATAAGATAGAGAAAAAAATCATGAAAAATAAATTATTGTTATCCTTAATCGTTTTTACATTCGTTTTTTTAGTCAGTATGGGAATTACTTTTAATAATGAAGTATATGCAGCCTCGGATAATTTGACCGATGCTCAAAGGGAAGAATTTTATACTTATACGGATTGCAGCTACAGCGGGCAGGATGGATTAAGTGTAGGAATTCACGGTAATGGCGATGATGATAAAAGCTTTATATATCAATTAAATAAGATAGGAGGAGGTGGAAGCTATACCACGACTGCTGTAGATTCCTCGGGAAATACTTATACTTGGAAAGACGGACAGCCTCTTCCCAATCCGTGTCCGAACGGTGAGTTTAAAGGGAAAAAAGTCATATCTATGAATAGGATGTTCAGTGGTCTGTTTACTGTTAAAAGACTTGATTTATCTTCTTTTGATACTTCTCAAGTCATGGATATGCAAAATATGTTTTCCACTATGGATTCTTTGACCGATATTGATTTGACGGGTTTTGATACATCTAAAGTTACTGAGATGAAATGGATGTTTGTTGCCTGCCGATCTTTATTTAACTTGGATCTATCCGGTTTTAATACTTCCAATGTTACGGATATGTCAAATATGTTCGATAGTTGTGAGAAGTTATCTTCACCGGATATAACAAGCTTTGATACTTCCAAAGTTAGGAATATGTCGCTTATGTTTTCTCAAACCGCCTTGACCGATTTAGACTTATCGCATTTTGATACTTCAAATGTAAGAGATATGTCAAGCATGTTCGCTACATGCGAAAAGTTAACTTCTGTAAATGTATCTGATTTCGATACCTCCAAAGTTACCAATATGTATGGTATGTTCGGAGAATGCCCAAAGTTATCTTTAGTGAATTTAATGAGCTTTGATACCTCCAATGTTACGGATATGTCTTTTATGTTTTACGGCGACGGTTCTCTAAAGAGAGTTGATTTGTTTAATTTTACATTGAAAGAGAGTGTTAATATATCGAGTATGTTTGAGGATGCCGGCAAGCGGATCGATGATAAACCTGCTTTGGGAATCGTTAAGAAGTAAGGAAAGTGAAACTGCTTTTAATGACAGTACTAAAACCGGTATCAACAATGACAATTTGATGTTTAACATTCATTACTCTTTATTATACGACAGTAACGGAGGCCGCGGGATTTTAAATGATGAAAATTCTCCTTATATGGCCGAAAGTAAGGTAACCGTAATAAAAAATACATTTACACCCGTGAAGGGAAAAGAATTTAAGGAATGGAACACAAAAAGAGACGGAAGCGGGATTTCATATAAGGCGGGAGATAGCTTCTATATTTACGATGATATTACTTTATATGCACAGTGGCAGGATATAAAAAGGGACGATGATAAAAACAGTCCGCAGAACGGGAGCTCGAATGAGGATAACTCGGATAAAAAGATAGGTAATAGTTATTCCTCTGATAATAAATATGGGTCGAAAACAAATTCAAATACGCCCGATACGTCTGATAATAACAGCTTAAGCCTGTGGTTTGGATTAACGGCATTAATGGGTGCGGGAATGATAATTACAGGAATATATATAAAGAAAAGAAAATAAATAAAAAAACTCTCTCTGTTTTATGAGAGTTTTTTTTATAAACAATAGCATTAATATAAAATACTTTGATATTCCTTTTAGTTATATATAGGTATCATAAATCGCAATAGGTGAATAACTCTCAATTCCTTTATAATAACGGGGATTTATGGTATAATTCTAAAAATTCACAGTATTAAGGGGTAAATAATGAAAATAACAGAAATATTAAAGCATGATAAACCTACTCTTTCTTTCGAAGTATTCCCTCCGAAGAATGAAGTTAATTATAAGGATGTAGAAAAAGCAACAGGGGAAATCGCAAAATTAAAGCCCGATTTCATGAGCATTACATACGGAGCGGGAGGAGGCACCAGTTCGTATACCGTGAACATCGCAAAGGAAATCCAAAAGGAATACGCAGTACCCACACTTTCTCACCTTACATGTATGTGTTCTTCAAAGGAAGATATAAAAGCTCAGCTTAAACTTTTAAAGGATAATGATATTGAAAATGTACTTGCTCTCAGAGGGGATATACCAAATGATAAGTCACTTATGGAAAAATCGGAATATACTCATGCGGTAGAGCTTATAAGAGATATAAAGGAAAGCGGAGATTTTTGTATCGGAGGAGCATGCTATCCCGACGGACACGTGGAGTGTGAACACAAGGCAGACGATATCTACTTTTTAAAAGAAAAGGTAGATGCAGGACTTGATTTCTTGACTACACAGATGTTCTTCGATAATAACGTACTTTATAACTTTTTATACAGGATAAGGGAAATCGGGATAACAGTTCCGGTATTCGCGGGTATAATGCCTGTTACGAACGGGAAACAAATAAAGAGGATAACCGAACTTTCGGGGACTTACCTTCCAACACGTTTTAAAGCCATAGTGGATAAATTCGGTGACGATCCTGCGGCAATGAAACAAGCGGGTATAGCTTACGCAACGGAGCAGATAATAGACCTTCTTGCCAATGATGTGAGAGGGATCCATGTTTACTCCATGAATAAACCGGAGATAGCAGAGGGGATAAAAAATAATCTTTCCAATATTTTATAAGATATAAATAATTTTATTTGTGAAAGTTGAAATTTTATGCAGATGATACGTGTTTTGACTGTTCCCCGAAAATCGAACAGAGATAAAATAAAGAAACTCGAAATATATGATTTAGATATGTTTGTGATATTATGAAATATTAGCTGTATTTCTTTTAATAGAATTTGACTCAAATAATGTTAATAAAACGGTTGATATTTAATGTCAGTGGACGGGGCAGCATTTTATGGAAAATTGAAGTGCGTTTAAAGTCATCACGGCATATGAGTTAAGCCCTTTATTCTTAAATTGACTATTTTAAATCTTTAAAAAAGATTTTTAGATTTTAATTAATTAAAATCTATGTGTACGAAGTACACTAAATAACATGAGCAGATTTGCGTCAGCAATATTTGCGAATTAGGGCGAGCAAAGATTAAGCAGGGTGTAAGGGACAGCGTCCCTTAAATGTTTGTTTCTTAAAAAGGAAAAGAGGAAATATAATGTTCAACAGGAGTGAAACCTTAAGGTATCTCGGGTATAAATGCGAAGAAGTTGATAATAATACTTTAGAGCTTATGGAAGAATGTGAAGAGTTGCTTAAAAAAAGTGCAAATCCGAAAAGTACTTACAAAGTTTTTGATTTAAATAGAATAGATGATGATACTTTGGATATGGAAGTCCTAAAGATAAAAAGCAAAGCCCTTTGCAGAAATTTGAGGGGTTGCGAAAAAGTCATATTATTTGCCGCGACTTTGGGTCCCAGAGTGGATATCCTGCTTCAGAAGTATTCCAAACTTTCGGCGAGTAGAGCCGTAGTTCTTCAAGCCTCTGCCGCAAGTATGATAGAAGTTTATATGGATAGTATGGAAGATGAAATAAAAGAAAAAGCAAAAAAAGAAGGACTTTTCTTAAGACCGAGATTTTCTCCCGGATATGCGGATTTATCCCTCGAATACCAAAGGGATATATTTAAAATCCTTGATTTGCCTAGGAGGATAGGAGCCACTTTGATGGATAACCTTATAATGGCACCGTCAAAGACAGTGACGGCTTTTATTGGTCTTAGCGAAGAAGATAAAAATGTCTGCGATTATGAATAAAACTGTTTGATTATTCATTCCTTGGATGTATAATATTAATTATTGAAAATTACTTTTAAATTTTACAAATATTTACAATTTTGTTTCAAGCAATTTTACATCTACAGGGGAAAATAATGAATATCTTGACAAAATCTGAAAACAAAGAAAAAACCAAGGATTATTTATTTACAAATAAAGCACTTTTTATTTTGATACTGCCGCTTATAGTAGAGCAGTTTCTTGCGATACTGGTAGGTATGGCTGACTCCATAATGATTGCAAGCGTAGGGGAAGCGGCTGTTTCGGGAGTATCTCTCGTGGACAGCTTGATGTTACTTCTTATAAATATTTTTGCGGCTCTTGCAACGGGAGGAGCTGTGGTTGCGGGGCAGTATCTCGGTAAACGAGACAGGGATAATGCCTGCGAGGCTTCTAACCAGCTCGTATGGTTCATTACTATTATAGCCACAGCGGTGATGATTTTGGTATATGTTCTTAAAAAGTTTATACTTACCACTGTTTTCGGGAGCATAGACGCAGATGTAATGGGTCATGCAAACACTTATTTATTAATAGTAAGTGCTTCAATCCCCTTTATCGCACTTTATAATTCCGGAGCGGCGATATTTCGTTCAATGGGTAATTCCAAAGTATCAATGATGGTTTCCATCCTTATGAACCTTATAAACGTTGTAGGGAATGCTATACTCATTTACGGATTTCATTTCGGAACTGCGGGAGTTGCCATACCGACACTCCTTTCAAGGATAGTGGCGGCTATAGTAATTACTATCTTACTGCTTAACAAAAATGTCACACTTCATATCAAGAAGAGTTTTAAATATAAGCCCGACTTTCATATGATAAAAAGTATTTTATATATAGGAGTCCCAAACGGACTTGAGAACAGTATGTTCCAGCTAGGGAAAATCATTGTATTAAGTTTGGTTTCCACATTCGGGACTTATGCAATAGCCGCAAATGCGGTATCGAACGTAGTGGCGGCGTTCCAGATATTATCGGGTATGGCTGTTTCCCTCGCAGTTACCACCGTTATTTCCAGATGTGCGGGTGCGGGGGAATACGAGCAGGCAAGGTATTATACAAAGAAGCTGTTGAAGATAACATATGTATGTATAGCATTGTTTGTTGGTATTATCGTACTCCTTCTTCCCGTAATCATGAATGCGTACAATCTATCGGATATGACATCAAACGAGGCAACTAAGATTTTATTGTTCCATGGATGTTTTGCCATGATAGTATGGCCTTTGGCATTTACTCTTCCCGCAACTTTAAGAGCGTCGGGAGATGTAAAGTACTGCATGATAACTTCCATAAGCTCAATGTGGATATGCAGGATAATTTTCAGCTATATCTTCGGTAAATATATGGGATTTGGAGTGTTCGGTGTTTGGATGGCGATGATAATGGACTGGGTAATAAGGGCGATATTCTTTATTATCAGGTATAGAAGTCCCAAGTGGGAGGATAAACAGGTTGTATAAGGGGTTCCGCCCATAAACCCCCGCAAATATTTTTCAGATATTTTTTGCTTAGGAAAAATACTGGCGGTTCGTAGGGTGGAACCCTATAAAAAGGGTAGTAGGGCAGTGCCCTGCAAATTGGTTACAGGACAATGTACGATAAAGTTATATTAGAAAGGAAAAATTATGGATATATTAAAGCTTATCAAAAAAAGAAAAGTATTCTTCGACGGAGGTATGGGAAGTCTTCTTCAGGAAAAGGGTTTAAAGGCGGGGGAGTTCCCCGAAATGTGGAATGTCGATAAAAGTGATGTGGTTAAAGATATCCATAAAGAATACCTT is part of the Anaerofustis stercorihominis DSM 17244 genome and encodes:
- a CDS encoding BspA family leucine-rich repeat surface protein; translation: MKNKLLLSLIVFTFVFLVSMGITFNNEVYAASDNLTDAQREEFYTYTDCSYSGQDGLSVGIHGNGDDDKSFIYQLNKIGGGGSYTTTAVDSSGNTYTWKDGQPLPNPCPNGEFKGKKVISMNRMFSGLFTVKRLDLSSFDTSQVMDMQNMFSTMDSLTDIDLTGFDTSKVTEMKWMFVACRSLFNLDLSGFNTSNVTDMSNMFDSCEKLSSPDITSFDTSKVRNMSLMFSQTALTDLDLSHFDTSNVRDMSSMFATCEKLTSVNVSDFDTSKVTNMYGMFGECPKLSLVNLMSFDTSNVTDMSFMFYGDGSLKRVDLFNFTLKESVNISSMFEDAGKRIDDKPALGIVKK
- a CDS encoding InlB B-repeat-containing protein, whose protein sequence is MINLLWESLRSKESETAFNDSTKTGINNDNLMFNIHYSLLYDSNGGRGILNDENSPYMAESKVTVIKNTFTPVKGKEFKEWNTKRDGSGISYKAGDSFYIYDDITLYAQWQDIKRDDDKNSPQNGSSNEDNSDKKIGNSYSSDNKYGSKTNSNTPDTSDNNSLSLWFGLTALMGAGMIITGIYIKKRK
- the metF gene encoding methylenetetrahydrofolate reductase [NAD(P)H], which translates into the protein MKITEILKHDKPTLSFEVFPPKNEVNYKDVEKATGEIAKLKPDFMSITYGAGGGTSSYTVNIAKEIQKEYAVPTLSHLTCMCSSKEDIKAQLKLLKDNDIENVLALRGDIPNDKSLMEKSEYTHAVELIRDIKESGDFCIGGACYPDGHVECEHKADDIYFLKEKVDAGLDFLTTQMFFDNNVLYNFLYRIREIGITVPVFAGIMPVTNGKQIKRITELSGTYLPTRFKAIVDKFGDDPAAMKQAGIAYATEQIIDLLANDVRGIHVYSMNKPEIAEGIKNNLSNIL
- a CDS encoding vitamin B12 dependent-methionine synthase activation domain-containing protein: MFNRSETLRYLGYKCEEVDNNTLELMEECEELLKKSANPKSTYKVFDLNRIDDDTLDMEVLKIKSKALCRNLRGCEKVILFAATLGPRVDILLQKYSKLSASRAVVLQASAASMIEVYMDSMEDEIKEKAKKEGLFLRPRFSPGYADLSLEYQRDIFKILDLPRRIGATLMDNLIMAPSKTVTAFIGLSEEDKNVCDYE
- a CDS encoding MATE family efflux transporter, which produces MNILTKSENKEKTKDYLFTNKALFILILPLIVEQFLAILVGMADSIMIASVGEAAVSGVSLVDSLMLLLINIFAALATGGAVVAGQYLGKRDRDNACEASNQLVWFITIIATAVMILVYVLKKFILTTVFGSIDADVMGHANTYLLIVSASIPFIALYNSGAAIFRSMGNSKVSMMVSILMNLINVVGNAILIYGFHFGTAGVAIPTLLSRIVAAIVITILLLNKNVTLHIKKSFKYKPDFHMIKSILYIGVPNGLENSMFQLGKIIVLSLVSTFGTYAIAANAVSNVVAAFQILSGMAVSLAVTTVISRCAGAGEYEQARYYTKKLLKITYVCIALFVGIIVLLLPVIMNAYNLSDMTSNEATKILLFHGCFAMIVWPLAFTLPATLRASGDVKYCMITSISSMWICRIIFSYIFGKYMGFGVFGVWMAMIMDWVIRAIFFIIRYRSPKWEDKQVV